In the genome of Dehalococcoidales bacterium, one region contains:
- the ribD gene encoding bifunctional diaminohydroxyphosphoribosylaminopyrimidine deaminase/5-amino-6-(5-phosphoribosylamino)uracil reductase RibD, which translates to MEYMEQALSMAKLALGQASPNPAVGAVIVKDNEIVGSGYTQPPGSAHAEIVALEQAGENARGGVMYVTLEPCHYFGRTPPCTTAIIEAGITEVHIAMLDPNPLVNGKGRDVLENVGIKTFLGEQEAKARVINEAYIKYTLTGLPFITVKYAMSLDGKIATFTGDSKWISGEESRHFVHNLRYKHDAIMAGVKTVLADDPQLTARCGSGRGGTAKTQPLRIIIDGMVQTPVTAKVFTEPGKTLIVIARKATEQEKEAYRNVGAEILEIPSEDDYIELEKLMVELGKRQIMSVLVEGGSILFGSLFDQKLVDKVVAFVAPIIIGGGKAKTAIGGKGVEKIMDAVKLKNLREEQFGKDIMFMGYVEE; encoded by the coding sequence ATGGAATATATGGAACAAGCACTGTCAATGGCAAAGTTGGCGTTGGGGCAGGCCAGCCCGAACCCGGCTGTCGGTGCCGTTATAGTCAAAGATAACGAAATCGTCGGGAGCGGATATACACAGCCCCCCGGTTCTGCGCACGCCGAAATTGTGGCGTTGGAACAGGCAGGGGAGAATGCGCGCGGCGGGGTGATGTATGTTACCCTGGAGCCTTGTCATTATTTTGGACGTACTCCGCCTTGTACAACCGCCATTATTGAAGCCGGAATCACCGAGGTTCATATCGCCATGCTTGATCCGAACCCCCTTGTAAACGGCAAAGGCAGAGATGTTCTTGAAAATGTCGGCATTAAAACGTTCCTGGGCGAACAGGAAGCAAAGGCAAGGGTAATTAATGAAGCGTATATCAAATACACACTTACCGGACTGCCGTTTATTACTGTAAAGTATGCGATGAGTCTCGATGGCAAAATTGCAACATTTACCGGTGATTCGAAATGGATTAGCGGAGAAGAATCGAGGCATTTTGTCCACAATTTGCGTTATAAACACGATGCAATTATGGCAGGCGTAAAAACGGTGCTGGCAGACGATCCGCAGCTTACCGCCAGATGCGGCAGCGGCAGGGGCGGGACGGCGAAAACCCAGCCGCTAAGAATAATAATTGACGGAATGGTTCAAACCCCGGTAACGGCCAAGGTTTTTACGGAGCCGGGTAAAACCTTAATTGTAATAGCAAGAAAAGCAACCGAACAAGAAAAAGAAGCCTACCGCAATGTCGGAGCCGAGATTTTAGAAATCCCGTCGGAAGACGACTACATCGAATTGGAAAAACTGATGGTTGAATTGGGTAAGCGGCAAATTATGAGTGTTTTGGTTGAGGGAGGCAGTATCCTTTTTGGTTCACTCTTTGACCAGAAATTGGTTGATAAAGTTGTTGCTTTTGTAGCGCCGATAATCATCGGCGGCGGTAAAGCTAAAACCGCAATCGGCGGCAAGGGTGTGGAAAAGATTATGGATGCGGTTAAGCTTAAGAATTTGCGTGAAGAGCAGTTTGGCAAAGATATTATGTTTATGGGCTATGTAGAGGAATGA
- a CDS encoding SIMPL domain-containing protein (The SIMPL domain is named for its presence in mouse protein SIMPL (signalling molecule that associates with mouse pelle-like kinase). Bacterial member BP26, from Brucella, was shown to assemble into a channel-like structure, while YggE from E. coli has been associated with resistance to oxidative stress.), with amino-acid sequence MKKLKVIGALVLLIPLIIGFVGCDMYDNTESEVLSNIQSNQNIGIAVTATGEVKVTPDIALVNIGVSVRMKTLAEAQEQATQSMAAVVGALDKRKVAKEDIQTIRYNIQPVWDWVNGESVFAGYSIENMVKVKIRNMDAIGDIIDDAVSAGGEYAVVNGVSFAIENPDAYYDTARAAAMTKAKDKAAQLAKTAGVKVGKPISISESTNYYSIDRQDMGWLEADGSKGTAISAGELTVSVTVQAVYSII; translated from the coding sequence ATGAAAAAGTTGAAGGTTATTGGTGCGTTAGTATTGTTGATTCCGCTTATAATCGGTTTTGTCGGCTGTGATATGTACGACAATACCGAGAGTGAGGTCTTGTCCAATATCCAGAGTAATCAAAATATTGGTATTGCCGTAACCGCGACCGGTGAAGTTAAAGTTACCCCGGATATTGCCTTGGTTAATATCGGCGTTTCGGTGAGAATGAAGACATTGGCCGAAGCGCAGGAACAGGCGACACAATCAATGGCTGCTGTTGTTGGCGCTTTGGATAAACGCAAAGTTGCCAAGGAAGATATTCAAACGATTCGATATAACATACAGCCCGTCTGGGATTGGGTTAACGGTGAAAGCGTGTTTGCCGGGTACAGTATTGAAAATATGGTAAAAGTTAAAATAAGAAATATGGATGCAATCGGGGATATTATTGATGACGCTGTTTCTGCCGGTGGGGAATACGCGGTTGTTAACGGTGTTAGTTTTGCAATTGAAAATCCGGATGCTTATTATGACACCGCACGCGCAGCAGCCATGACTAAAGCTAAAGATAAGGCCGCCCAGTTGGCAAAAACCGCCGGAGTCAAAGTCGGTAAGCCGATTAGTATTAGCGAAAGCACTAATTATTATTCAATTGACAGGCAAGATATGGGATGGCTTGAAGCAGATGGCTCTAAAGGTACCGCAATCAGTGCCGGAGAGTTAACCGTTTCCGTAACCGTTCAAGCTGTTTACTCAATAATTTAA
- the lepB gene encoding signal peptidase I, with the protein MVYNFVVLESNLPGSSSTKNMFLEFIGILAVALAIFLLIQTFATKAIVDGSSMEPSLSHGQRILVNKVSYLFSGPDRGDIIVFDPPLSSQNDYIKRVIGLPGESVEIKDGTVYIHQADGNIIPLDESYILDEPVYNYKSGIIPEGYYFVLGDNRNNSGDSHLGWFVPRKNIVGKAWFSYSPLSDFGFVQNYSFGW; encoded by the coding sequence ATGGTTTATAATTTTGTTGTTTTGGAAAGTAATTTACCCGGTTCAAGCAGTACAAAAAACATGTTCCTCGAGTTTATCGGGATACTCGCGGTAGCGCTTGCCATTTTTTTACTGATTCAAACTTTTGCCACTAAAGCTATTGTAGACGGCTCCAGTATGGAACCGAGCCTAAGCCACGGGCAAAGAATACTTGTAAATAAGGTTTCTTATTTATTTTCCGGCCCCGACAGGGGTGATATTATTGTTTTCGACCCGCCCCTATCTTCGCAAAATGATTATATCAAACGTGTTATCGGGCTTCCGGGTGAATCTGTCGAGATAAAAGATGGAACTGTTTACATCCATCAGGCGGATGGAAATATAATTCCGCTTGATGAATCGTACATACTTGATGAACCTGTTTACAATTATAAAAGCGGCATAATCCCGGAAGGCTATTATTTTGTACTCGGTGACAACCGCAATAACAGCGGAGATTCCCATTTGGGCTGGTTTGTTCCGCGTAAAAACATTGTCGGTAAGGCCTGGTTTTCTTACTCTCCGCTATCGGATTTCGGGTTTGTGCAAAATTATTCCTTTGGGTGGTGA
- the pyrE gene encoding orotate phosphoribosyltransferase translates to MNAEEIFKKAGAILEGHFLLTSGLHSPVYWEKFHVLQHPGYTEQLCEMISKHFAEYGIETVAGPTTGGIILAHEVGRQLKIRSLFAEKEGDKRAFRRGFGIKPGEKVLVVDDILTTGKSVREVLDIVREEGGIVAGIGVLVDRSEQEHDFGAPLFSCLRSKTINYQPENCPLCTAGVPLVKLGTSTQPLK, encoded by the coding sequence ATGAACGCAGAAGAGATATTTAAAAAAGCGGGCGCTATTCTTGAGGGGCATTTCCTGCTAACCTCCGGGCTGCACTCCCCTGTTTACTGGGAAAAGTTCCATGTTTTACAACACCCCGGTTATACGGAGCAGTTATGTGAGATGATTAGCAAGCACTTTGCCGAATACGGAATCGAAACTGTGGCAGGCCCCACCACCGGCGGGATTATTTTGGCCCATGAAGTTGGCCGACAGCTTAAGATTCGAAGTTTGTTTGCCGAAAAAGAAGGCGATAAAAGGGCTTTCAGACGCGGGTTTGGAATAAAACCGGGCGAAAAGGTGCTGGTTGTGGACGATATCCTCACTACCGGGAAATCGGTCAGGGAAGTGCTTGATATTGTTCGAGAGGAAGGCGGAATTGTTGCCGGTATCGGTGTTTTGGTTGACCGCTCCGAGCAAGAACACGATTTTGGGGCGCCGCTTTTTAGCTGCTTGCGCTCAAAAACAATCAATTACCAACCGGAAAATTGCCCCCTTTGCACAGCGGGCGTTCCCCTTGTTAAACTCGGCACAAGCACCCAACCGCTAAAGTAA